Part of the Gammaproteobacteria bacterium genome is shown below.
AGGTAGGCGGCGCGGATGGCCCGTGCGCTCGTGACTTGAGTACGGTTGTGGGTGCGCGAGACCTGCCGGGGCGAAAGCGTATAGTCAAGCAGCACCTCGGGGACGTTGCCGAGCTGGCATGTCGGTGCAAGGCGGGTCCATAGATCGAAATCCTCGGCATGTGGAAAGTCGGTGCGATAGCCTCCGTACCGCTCGAACACCTCTCGCCGGAGCATTGCCGAAGGATGAAGGAGCGGAGGCTGAAAGAGCAGCTCTGCCCGGATAATCGATGGCTCGGTGGGTGATCGTATCACGCTCCGGGAAAGCGGGGTGACACGACGATACCATGTACCCACAACGTCTAGACCATGGGACTGCATGTATGCACGCTGGCGCTCCAAACGACGGGGGTGCGCCAGGTCGTCGTCGTCCATGCGGGCAAGCCATCGGCCCTGACTGTGCTCGACGAGCAGGTTAAGGGCACTGGCGAGCCCCTCACTCTGATTGCGGCGGAAGACGTGGATGCGGCTATCCGTGCTGGCGAGATGACGCAGCAAATGAGGCGTCTCGTCGGTAGAAGCATCG
Proteins encoded:
- a CDS encoding glycosyltransferase family 2 protein; its protein translation is MTMPQASANISVLLPTQNRARPLRRAIRSLQLQTITDFELLILDDASTDETPHLLRHLASTDSRIHVFRRNQSEGLASALNLLVEHSQGRWLARMDDDDLAHPRRLERQRAYMQSHGLDVVGTWYRRVTPLSRSVIRSPTEPSIIRAELLFQPPLLHPSAMLRREVFERYGGYRTDFPHAEDFDLWTRLAPTCQLGNVPEVLLDYTLSPRQVSRTHNRTQVTSARAIRAAYLRTLGIPHTAEQLQVHLHLRDPIPLSSLSDLRSAELWLLHLRATFPTEVAEVFARQWFLIAVRAAGLGLRTWKLWRASSLSAGTRPLNGRLLSALCAARVRYRSPLYRLLEPFASA